One genomic region from Mycobacterium basiliense encodes:
- a CDS encoding TIGR03618 family F420-dependent PPOX class oxidoreductase, which produces MTTLNEAFALAAADRGLAVVSTVRADGTVQASLVNVGVLAHPADGKSVLAFTTYGKVKLANLRARPPLAVTFRNGWRWGTVEGRAELAGPDDSQPWLADADQLRLLLRDVFIAAGGTHDNWDDYDRVMATERRAVVLIEPTRVYGNS; this is translated from the coding sequence ATGACGACACTCAACGAGGCTTTTGCCCTGGCCGCGGCCGACCGGGGTCTGGCCGTGGTGTCCACCGTTCGCGCCGACGGCACCGTGCAGGCATCCCTGGTCAATGTCGGCGTGCTCGCGCATCCGGCCGACGGAAAGTCCGTGTTGGCCTTTACCACCTACGGGAAGGTCAAACTCGCCAATCTGCGAGCTCGACCGCCCCTGGCGGTCACATTCCGCAATGGCTGGCGGTGGGGCACCGTCGAAGGGCGTGCGGAGCTGGCGGGGCCCGACGACTCCCAGCCGTGGCTAGCCGACGCCGACCAACTTCGGCTGCTCCTTCGCGACGTATTCATCGCGGCCGGCGGCACCCATGACAACTGGGACGACTACGACCGGGTGATGGCCACCGAGCGACGTGCCGTGGTGCTGATCGAGCCCACCCGCGTCTACGGCAACAGCTAG
- a CDS encoding enoyl-CoA hydratase/isomerase family protein, with product MPLRIDDHNRVRTLTLDRPEALNAFNEALYDATTQALLDAAEDPDVAVVLLTGSGRGFSAGTDLAEMQARITDPNFVEGTFGFRGLIEALSAFPKPLICAVNGVGVGIGTTILGYADLAFMSSAARLKCPFTSLGVAPEAASSYLLPQLVGRQNAAWLLMSSEWISADEALRMGLVWRVCEPEKLLPEARRHAEILAARPLASLIAVKQTIVAPTRPEIAAASARENAHFAELMGAQANAAALADFTKRRRP from the coding sequence GTGCCGCTGCGAATCGATGACCACAACAGGGTGCGCACCCTCACGCTGGATCGGCCCGAGGCGCTCAATGCGTTCAACGAAGCCCTATACGACGCCACCACACAGGCGCTGTTGGACGCGGCCGAGGATCCGGACGTCGCCGTAGTGCTGCTGACCGGGTCGGGGCGCGGTTTTAGCGCCGGGACCGATCTGGCCGAGATGCAGGCGCGCATCACCGACCCCAACTTTGTGGAGGGCACGTTTGGTTTTCGCGGCCTGATCGAGGCGTTGAGCGCCTTTCCCAAACCGCTAATCTGTGCCGTAAACGGGGTCGGTGTGGGGATCGGCACCACCATTTTGGGCTACGCCGATCTGGCATTCATGTCCTCTGCTGCGCGCCTGAAGTGCCCGTTCACCAGCCTGGGTGTGGCACCGGAAGCGGCGTCCTCCTATCTGCTACCGCAACTGGTGGGCCGGCAAAATGCGGCCTGGTTGCTGATGTCCTCGGAATGGATCAGCGCCGACGAGGCCTTGCGGATGGGGCTGGTCTGGCGAGTTTGCGAACCCGAAAAGCTGCTACCCGAGGCCCGCCGTCATGCCGAAATCCTTGCCGCCCGCCCGCTCGCCAGCCTGATAGCGGTCAAGCAGACGATCGTCGCACCGACACGGCCCGAAATCGCGGCCGCTAGCGCCCGGGAGAACGCGCATTTCGCCGAGCTGATGGGGGCTCAGGCCAATGCCGCGGCGCTGGCCGATTTCACCAAGCGGCGACGACCTTAG